Proteins encoded within one genomic window of Nonomuraea gerenzanensis:
- a CDS encoding alpha/beta fold hydrolase, producing MKRVAALVAALALIGVTTWLVWPSAPEVRGQDQRITVVDGPADDQRVELDTTFFPPPDGGKAPVVLLAHGFGGSKQSMRDQAVRLAQQGYAVLTWSARGFGRSTGQIALNSPDYEVKDVKQLIDWLAKRPEVQLDAAGDPRVGIAGGSYGGAIALMTAAHDQRVDAIVPQITWSDLADALFPNAAAQPADAGAGPGEGGSALAGEGGSAPAGDAEAAEGGVFKRMWAGIFFGQGVSLDATSLLGRREAAAGPLTEEQARCGRFLPEICAVYQQVAETGRATPEAVELLRRSSPITVAGRIKAPTLLIQGQRDSLFPLGHADANAKAIAAGGTPVSLAWFDGGHDGGNGEVDWLFDQSAAWFARYLKGEGSGEAAPPVSAFTVTRDGGRDPGTRQRIRLHPEAASYPGLAGTGTTAVALNGPEQNIVNPPGGSPASISTVPGIGGLLGGQSSGAGVSIDMPGQSATFESAPLSAPLQLTGSPTVRIRVTGEGEATLFAKLYDVADDTQLPTLPAGLVAPIRVTIPEEAGSAEATVSLPAVDHRFAAGHRLRLVVTTTDMGFATPAQPAAYQVTLASPAVNLPTVGTLAAAPTGVAWWVWAMPLAAVVIAGVLLATGRTTTRSRLRTATVSGSASDTTDATVATANGTAPDSAAAEVNGSAPAVADTTVAAVNGAAPDAAATAAMGNGTDDGGEGGSTGVAAGSEGADAAAGSGGDGAGSGAEVPLEISGLTKAYRNGELAVNDLSFRVERGQVLGLLGPNGAGKTTTMRMMMGLIQPDAGEIRIFGERVTPGAPVLSRLGSFVEGPGFLPHLSGRDNIELYWAATGRPRADAHFDEALEIANLGKALERAVRTYSQGMRQRLAIAQAMLGLPDLLVLDEPTNGLDPPQIREMREVLKRYARHGRTVIVSSHMLAEVEQTCSHVVVMQRGRLVSAGPVSRLLGSAVTVANGHGPRLEDVFLDLIGDKS from the coding sequence ATGAAGCGTGTGGCCGCCCTGGTTGCGGCACTCGCCCTCATCGGGGTGACGACGTGGCTCGTGTGGCCGTCGGCTCCGGAGGTGCGGGGCCAGGACCAGCGAATAACCGTCGTCGACGGACCAGCCGACGACCAACGGGTCGAGCTCGATACGACGTTCTTCCCGCCTCCTGACGGCGGGAAGGCTCCTGTCGTGCTGCTCGCCCACGGGTTCGGCGGCAGCAAGCAGAGCATGCGCGACCAGGCCGTCCGCCTCGCCCAGCAGGGCTACGCCGTACTGACCTGGTCGGCGCGCGGCTTCGGCCGCTCGACCGGGCAGATCGCGCTCAACTCGCCCGACTACGAGGTCAAGGACGTCAAGCAGCTCATCGACTGGCTGGCCAAGCGGCCCGAGGTCCAGCTCGACGCCGCCGGCGACCCGCGCGTGGGCATCGCGGGCGGCTCGTACGGCGGCGCCATCGCGCTCATGACGGCGGCCCACGACCAGCGGGTCGACGCGATCGTCCCGCAGATCACCTGGTCCGACCTGGCCGACGCGCTCTTCCCGAACGCCGCCGCGCAGCCCGCCGATGCGGGCGCCGGGCCCGGCGAGGGCGGTTCCGCCCTGGCCGGCGAGGGCGGTTCCGCGCCGGCCGGCGACGCCGAGGCCGCCGAGGGCGGCGTCTTCAAGCGCATGTGGGCCGGGATCTTCTTCGGCCAGGGCGTCTCGCTGGACGCCACGTCGCTGCTGGGCCGCAGGGAGGCGGCGGCCGGGCCGCTGACGGAGGAGCAGGCGCGGTGCGGCAGGTTCCTGCCCGAGATCTGCGCCGTCTACCAGCAGGTCGCCGAGACCGGCCGAGCCACGCCCGAGGCCGTCGAGCTGCTGCGCCGGTCCAGCCCGATCACCGTGGCTGGGCGGATCAAGGCCCCCACCCTGCTCATCCAGGGCCAGCGCGACTCGCTCTTCCCGCTCGGCCACGCCGACGCCAACGCCAAGGCCATCGCCGCCGGGGGCACCCCGGTGAGCCTGGCCTGGTTCGACGGCGGGCACGACGGCGGCAACGGCGAGGTGGACTGGCTCTTCGACCAGTCGGCCGCGTGGTTCGCGCGCTACCTCAAGGGCGAGGGCTCCGGAGAGGCCGCGCCGCCGGTGAGCGCGTTCACGGTGACGCGTGACGGCGGGCGCGACCCCGGCACCCGCCAGCGCATCCGCCTGCACCCGGAGGCCGCCTCCTACCCCGGCCTCGCGGGCACCGGCACCACCGCCGTCGCACTGAACGGCCCCGAGCAGAACATCGTCAACCCGCCCGGCGGCTCCCCCGCCTCGATCTCGACCGTGCCGGGCATCGGCGGCCTGCTGGGCGGCCAGAGCTCCGGCGCCGGCGTCTCGATCGACATGCCGGGCCAGAGCGCCACCTTCGAATCGGCGCCGCTGAGCGCCCCGCTGCAGCTCACCGGCAGCCCCACCGTCAGGATCAGGGTGACGGGCGAGGGCGAGGCGACGCTGTTCGCCAAGCTGTACGACGTGGCCGACGACACCCAGCTGCCCACGCTGCCCGCCGGGCTGGTGGCGCCCATCCGGGTGACGATCCCCGAGGAGGCTGGCAGCGCGGAGGCCACGGTCAGCCTGCCCGCCGTCGATCACCGCTTCGCCGCGGGGCACCGGCTCCGGCTCGTCGTGACCACCACCGACATGGGGTTCGCCACGCCCGCCCAGCCCGCCGCGTACCAGGTCACGCTGGCCTCTCCCGCCGTCAACCTGCCCACCGTGGGCACGCTGGCCGCCGCTCCCACGGGGGTGGCCTGGTGGGTGTGGGCGATGCCGCTGGCCGCCGTGGTGATCGCCGGCGTGCTGCTGGCGACGGGGCGCACCACGACGCGCTCCCGCCTCCGGACCGCCACCGTCAGTGGCTCGGCGTCCGACACCACTGACGCCACCGTCGCTACGGCGAACGGCACGGCACCTGACTCCGCCGCCGCTGAGGTGAACGGCTCGGCGCCCGCCGTCGCTGACACCACCGTCGCTGCGGTGAACGGCGCGGCGCCCGACGCCGCCGCCACGGCCGCCATGGGCAACGGCACCGATGACGGCGGTGAGGGCGGCAGCACCGGTGTGGCGGCCGGCAGTGAGGGCGCCGATGCCGCAGCCGGGAGCGGTGGAGACGGCGCCGGCAGCGGGGCGGAGGTGCCGCTGGAGATCAGCGGGCTGACGAAGGCGTACCGGAACGGTGAGCTGGCCGTCAACGACCTGTCGTTCCGGGTCGAGCGCGGCCAGGTCCTGGGCCTGCTCGGTCCCAACGGCGCGGGCAAGACCACGACGATGCGGATGATGATGGGCCTCATCCAGCCGGACGCCGGCGAGATCCGCATCTTCGGCGAGCGCGTCACCCCGGGCGCCCCCGTCCTGTCCAGGCTCGGCTCGTTCGTCGAGGGGCCGGGCTTCCTGCCGCACCTGTCCGGACGCGACAACATCGAGCTGTACTGGGCCGCCACAGGCCGCCCCAGGGCTGACGCGCACTTCGACGAGGCGCTGGAGATCGCGAACCTGGGCAAGGCGCTCGAACGAGCGGTGCGTACGTACTCGCAGGGCATGCGCCAGCGGCTGGCCATCGCGCAGGCCATGCTCGGGCTCCCGGACCTGCTCGTCCTGGACGAGCCCACGAACGGGCTCGACCCACCCCAGATCAGGGAGATGCGGGAGGTGCTCAAGCGGTACGCGCGCCACGGCCGTACCGTGATCGTGTCCAGCCACATGCTGGCCGAGGTGGAGCAGACCTGCAGCCATGTCGTGGTCATGCAGCGCGGGCGGCTGGTCTCGGCCGGTCCCGTGTCGCGGCTGCTCGGCTCGGCTGTCACCGTCGCCAACGGGCACGGGCCGCGCCTGGAAGACGTGTTCCTCGACCTCATCGGAGACAAGTCATGA
- a CDS encoding PaaI family thioesterase — MTPEDAEAILQEYFAPWIKQLGLRVEEVGDRHAIVRLPWSDDLAREGGGLCGQAMMAAADTATVLAVSSARGGFVPMTTVQQSTTFQRPVMGKDVLLDVRITKLGRTLAFTEITLTAEGDSATAAHATTVYAILG; from the coding sequence GTGACTCCAGAAGACGCAGAGGCGATTCTCCAGGAATACTTCGCCCCCTGGATCAAGCAGCTCGGCCTCCGGGTGGAGGAGGTGGGCGATCGTCACGCGATCGTCCGCCTCCCCTGGTCCGACGACCTGGCCAGGGAGGGCGGCGGGCTGTGCGGGCAGGCCATGATGGCGGCGGCCGACACCGCCACGGTGCTCGCCGTGTCGTCGGCGCGGGGCGGGTTCGTGCCGATGACCACGGTGCAGCAGTCCACGACGTTCCAGCGGCCGGTGATGGGCAAGGACGTCCTGCTCGACGTACGCATCACGAAGCTGGGGCGCACGCTGGCGTTCACCGAGATCACGCTCACGGCCGAGGGCGACTCGGCCACGGCCGCCCACGCCACCACGGTCTACGCAATCCTGGGCTGA
- a CDS encoding cytochrome P450, giving the protein MSASDGGHTSAQATGADHLAARSAVEIFTPSTYDTAVPYDLFAHLRRESPVCWIPEPPIGPWREGPGFWAVFRHADVKHVLRTPEDFSSHLGATQIRDPDTPADLRFVQSQMLNMDPPAHSRLRRIVAAAFTPRAVRALERTIAERAAALFEQGECDFVEVAADLPVWTLAHVMGVPAQDKRLLYDWASRVIGYQDDDYAHLSTADVESLTPIGRLALAARPELGPGVNPRSRAALSDMFAYAHALARTPVDGESVMAAMREGGLTEAEFENMFFLFAVAGNETLRNGIPGGLLTLLQHPAELARLRADPALLDSAIEEMLRYWPPVMHFRRTATRDLTLAGRPVRAGDKVVVYHASANRDPSVFADPDRFDLARTPNDHVSFGFGPHFCLGAHLARAQFRSLFRELLAWDVELSGSPRRLTSNFQNGLKHLPVRLRRRS; this is encoded by the coding sequence ATGTCGGCGTCAGACGGTGGTCACACCTCGGCCCAGGCGACGGGCGCTGATCACCTCGCGGCACGGTCCGCGGTCGAGATCTTCACCCCCTCCACCTACGACACCGCCGTCCCCTACGACCTGTTCGCCCACCTCAGGCGGGAATCCCCCGTCTGCTGGATCCCCGAGCCCCCCATCGGCCCCTGGCGCGAGGGCCCAGGCTTCTGGGCGGTGTTCCGGCACGCCGACGTCAAGCACGTCCTCCGTACCCCCGAGGACTTCTCCTCCCACCTCGGCGCCACCCAGATCCGCGACCCCGACACCCCCGCCGACCTGCGCTTCGTCCAATCCCAGATGCTCAACATGGACCCACCGGCCCACTCCAGGCTGCGCAGGATCGTGGCGGCGGCGTTCACCCCGCGCGCCGTACGGGCGCTGGAGCGCACGATCGCGGAGCGGGCGGCGGCGCTGTTCGAGCAGGGCGAGTGCGACTTCGTGGAGGTGGCCGCCGATCTGCCCGTGTGGACGCTGGCCCACGTCATGGGCGTCCCCGCGCAGGACAAGCGGCTGCTGTACGACTGGGCGTCACGCGTGATCGGCTACCAGGACGACGACTACGCGCACCTGTCCACGGCGGACGTCGAGTCCCTCACCCCCATCGGCCGCCTGGCGCTGGCCGCCAGACCCGAGCTGGGACCGGGCGTCAACCCGCGCTCGCGGGCCGCGCTGTCCGACATGTTCGCCTACGCCCACGCCCTGGCGCGGACGCCCGTGGACGGCGAGTCCGTCATGGCGGCGATGCGCGAGGGCGGCCTGACCGAGGCCGAGTTCGAGAACATGTTCTTCCTCTTCGCCGTCGCCGGCAACGAGACCCTGCGCAACGGCATCCCCGGCGGCCTGCTCACTCTCCTGCAGCACCCCGCCGAGCTGGCCCGCCTGCGGGCCGACCCGGCCCTGCTGGACTCCGCGATCGAGGAGATGCTGCGTTACTGGCCCCCGGTCATGCACTTCAGGCGGACGGCCACGCGCGACCTGACCCTCGCCGGCCGGCCCGTCCGCGCGGGCGACAAGGTCGTGGTCTACCACGCCTCCGCCAACCGCGACCCGTCCGTCTTCGCCGACCCCGACCGCTTCGACCTCGCCCGCACCCCCAACGACCACGTCAGCTTCGGCTTCGGCCCGCACTTCTGCCTCGGCGCCCACCTGGCCCGCGCCCAGTTCCGCTCCCTCTTCAGGGAACTGCTCGCCTGGGACGTCGAGCTGTCCGGCAGCCCCCGCCGGCTCACCTCCAACTTCCAGAACGGGCTCAAGCACCTGCCGGTACGCCTGCGCCGCCGGAGCTGA
- a CDS encoding nuclear transport factor 2 family protein, translated as MATLDTVQELLRRLGEGDAERAAELFAEKCDWRYNWPAEGHPSVPWIRPRSSRSDAADLFRALRTYHVPELNSTSIERILVDGDDAVVLGSFAQTVAATGRSYTSAFALHLTVTDGQIARYHIYEDSLAVARALSDTTATDQQAP; from the coding sequence ATGGCGACTTTGGACACCGTTCAGGAACTGCTGCGCCGCCTCGGTGAGGGTGACGCCGAGCGGGCCGCCGAGTTGTTCGCCGAGAAGTGCGACTGGCGCTACAACTGGCCCGCCGAGGGTCACCCGTCGGTGCCGTGGATCCGTCCCCGTTCGAGCCGCAGCGACGCGGCGGACCTCTTCCGCGCCCTGCGGACGTATCACGTGCCGGAGCTGAACAGCACGTCCATCGAGCGGATCCTGGTCGACGGCGACGACGCGGTCGTGCTCGGCAGCTTCGCCCAGACCGTGGCGGCCACGGGCCGGTCCTACACCTCGGCGTTCGCCCTGCACCTCACGGTCACCGACGGCCAGATCGCCCGCTACCACATCTACGAGGACAGCCTCGCCGTGGCCAGGGCGCTGTCCGACACCACCGCGACGGACCAGCAGGCCCCATGA